From one Bdellovibrionales bacterium CG10_big_fil_rev_8_21_14_0_10_45_34 genomic stretch:
- a CDS encoding branched-chain amino acid ABC transporter permease — translation MLAVVAVVSCDYFFSDLIGPYPFSIIMFAGINIVLAVSLNLVNGFTGQFSMGHAGFMAVGAYVSGAITTVLVSESHPQLLEGVMGNFVFAGALLAGGLAAAIVGYIVGLPSLRLRGDYLAIVTLGFGEIIRVVFLNIEVTGGARGLAGIPLLANLSWVYVIVILTVFCISRVVSSAHGRALLSVREDEIAAESMGVNTTQAKVRAFVLGSFFAGLAGGLFAHNFQYINPQVFDFNRSFEVIIMVVLGGMGSISGSILSAVFLTVLRELLRSLQEITQVDYRMIIYSLILIIMMLTRPNGLFGTKEVWEYLPGFKKRKESNVPPAEGATP, via the coding sequence ATGCTCGCTGTCGTGGCCGTCGTATCGTGCGACTATTTTTTCAGTGACCTGATCGGTCCATATCCGTTTTCGATCATTATGTTCGCTGGTATCAATATAGTTTTGGCCGTTAGTCTTAACTTGGTTAATGGATTTACCGGTCAGTTCTCAATGGGGCACGCCGGCTTCATGGCGGTGGGCGCCTACGTAAGTGGAGCCATCACGACAGTTTTAGTGAGTGAGTCACATCCCCAACTTCTCGAAGGAGTTATGGGAAACTTCGTATTCGCAGGTGCACTTTTAGCTGGCGGACTTGCTGCTGCCATAGTGGGATACATAGTTGGTTTGCCATCTTTAAGACTCAGAGGCGATTATTTGGCAATTGTGACTCTGGGTTTTGGTGAGATTATCCGAGTCGTATTCTTGAATATTGAAGTAACAGGGGGAGCACGTGGACTAGCCGGCATTCCCTTGCTGGCCAATCTCAGCTGGGTCTATGTCATAGTTATTTTGACCGTATTCTGTATATCGCGTGTAGTGAGCTCGGCTCACGGCAGGGCACTACTTTCTGTGCGAGAAGACGAGATCGCTGCTGAGTCAATGGGCGTTAATACAACTCAAGCAAAAGTAAGAGCCTTTGTACTCGGATCTTTTTTCGCTGGCCTTGCTGGAGGCCTATTCGCTCATAACTTTCAGTACATTAATCCGCAAGTTTTTGATTTCAATAGAAGCTTTGAAGTTATCATTATGGTTGTACTCGGCGGCATGGGGAGCATTTCTGGCTCTATACTTTCTGCCGTGTTTCTAACTGTTCTCAGAGAGTTGCTAAGAAGTTTGCAAGAGATTACTCAAGTAGATTATCGCATGATCATTTACTCACTTATTTTAATAATCATGATGCTCACGCGGCCAAACGGACTTTTTGGAACAAAGGAAGTTTGGGAATATCTCCCTGGTTTTAAAAAGCGTAAAGAATCTAATGTGCCTCCTGCAGAAGGAGCAACTCCGTAA